A genomic stretch from Hymenobacter psoromatis includes:
- a CDS encoding phytanoyl-CoA dioxygenase: MNIPFDKLPTLAEIEPLAAAQIQEFRTLGHTLTRGVLSPAEVAAYRAVIEQAADRYNTEARPLAARDTYGKAFLQIMNLWRADEDVRRFVLARRFAQLAADLLGVENVRIYHDQALFKEPGGGPTPWHQDQYYWPVDTTNTITMWMPLVDIDVAMGMLTFASGSHHQGEVFDYEISDDSAAAYEDYVRAQGFPIAQAATMRAGDATWHYGNTIHQAPGNASAQMREVMTIIYVADGARVVAPAHKWQHNDHAKWLRHLPAGELVASELNPLVL, translated from the coding sequence ATGAATATTCCCTTCGATAAGCTTCCCACTCTAGCCGAAATAGAGCCCTTAGCCGCCGCTCAGATTCAGGAATTTCGGACCCTGGGCCACACGCTCACCCGCGGCGTGCTGTCGCCGGCCGAGGTGGCCGCCTACCGCGCCGTGATTGAGCAGGCCGCCGACCGCTACAACACCGAGGCCCGGCCGCTGGCGGCGCGCGATACCTACGGCAAGGCTTTTTTGCAGATTATGAACCTGTGGCGCGCCGACGAGGACGTGCGTCGGTTCGTGCTGGCCCGGCGCTTCGCGCAACTAGCGGCCGACCTGCTGGGGGTCGAAAACGTCCGCATCTACCACGACCAGGCCCTGTTCAAAGAGCCCGGCGGCGGCCCTACCCCCTGGCACCAGGACCAGTATTACTGGCCCGTGGACACGACCAACACCATCACCATGTGGATGCCGCTGGTGGATATCGACGTGGCGATGGGGATGCTCACCTTCGCCTCGGGCTCGCACCACCAGGGCGAGGTGTTCGACTACGAAATCTCGGACGATTCGGCGGCGGCCTATGAGGACTACGTGCGGGCGCAGGGCTTCCCGATTGCGCAGGCAGCCACTATGCGGGCCGGCGACGCTACCTGGCACTACGGCAACACTATTCACCAGGCACCGGGCAACGCGTCGGCCCAGATGCGCGAGGTGATGACCATTATCTACGTCGCCGACGGGGCCCGCGTGGTAGCGCCGGCCCACAAATGGCAGCACAACGACCACGCCAAATGGCTCCGGCACCTGCCCGCCGGGGAGCTAGTGGCATCGGAACTTAACCCGCTGGTATTGTGA
- a CDS encoding short-chain dehydrogenase, giving the protein MKRALITGANKSIGLETARQLLQQGYYVYLGSRDLAKGQQAVDQLKSEGLTQVEPLEIDVTDGASIAAARQALGRKTNVLDVLINNAGILGAMSQPALTSSIGMIKEVFGTNLFGVIEVTQAFIDLLRQSPAPRIVNVTSGLGSLTLHNDPSWKYYQVKGAAYQPSKAALNAYTIMLAYELRDTPFKVNAVDPGYTATDFNHHSGPGSVPDAAARVVKAAVLGPDGPTSQFFSDDNAPETGISPW; this is encoded by the coding sequence ATGAAAAGAGCACTCATCACCGGGGCCAACAAAAGCATTGGCCTGGAAACGGCCCGGCAGCTGCTCCAGCAGGGCTATTACGTGTACCTGGGCAGCCGCGACCTGGCCAAGGGCCAGCAGGCCGTTGACCAGTTGAAATCGGAAGGACTCACGCAGGTCGAGCCGCTCGAAATTGACGTAACGGACGGCGCTTCGATAGCCGCCGCCCGGCAGGCGCTGGGCCGGAAAACCAACGTGCTGGACGTGCTTATCAACAACGCCGGCATTCTGGGCGCTATGTCGCAGCCGGCCCTCACCAGTAGCATCGGCATGATTAAAGAGGTATTCGGGACGAACCTGTTTGGCGTGATTGAAGTGACGCAGGCATTCATCGACCTGCTGCGGCAGTCGCCCGCGCCCCGGATTGTCAACGTCACTTCGGGCCTGGGCTCGCTCACGCTGCACAACGACCCTTCCTGGAAGTATTACCAGGTGAAAGGCGCTGCGTACCAGCCATCAAAAGCGGCGCTGAACGCCTACACGATTATGCTGGCCTACGAGCTGCGCGACACGCCTTTCAAGGTGAACGCCGTGGACCCCGGCTACACCGCCACCGATTTCAACCACCACAGCGGCCCCGGCAGCGTGCCCGATGCCGCCGCCCGCGTCGTGAAAGCCGCCGTGCTCGGCCCCGATGGCCCCACCAGCCAGTTTTTCAGCGATGACAACGCGCCGGAAACGGGTATCAGTCCGTGGTAA
- a CDS encoding short-chain dehydrogenase, with protein sequence MNLTQQTILLTGAGSGIGLALAERLHAAGNTVLICGRDAAKLQAAAERLPGLRTLVCDVAQAAERQRLVEWATAECPEVNVLLNNAGIQRTVDVVETSESWADTAAEIAINLEAPIHLALLLIGYWHARRAAAPVIINVSSGLGFVPLARVPVYSATKAALHSFTQSLRQQLAGSPAQVIEIIPPAVHTELGGTDHSHGVPLAEYADDVMWQLAAGHLEIAYGFSAKASQASRPELDALFQQLNSAQ encoded by the coding sequence GTGAATCTTACCCAGCAAACTATTCTGCTTACCGGCGCTGGCTCGGGCATCGGCCTGGCCCTGGCCGAACGCCTGCACGCGGCGGGCAACACCGTGCTTATTTGTGGCCGCGATGCCGCCAAGCTGCAAGCCGCCGCCGAGCGCCTGCCCGGCCTGCGTACGCTGGTCTGCGACGTGGCGCAGGCCGCCGAGCGCCAGCGCCTGGTGGAGTGGGCCACCGCCGAGTGCCCCGAGGTGAACGTGCTGCTCAACAACGCGGGCATTCAGCGGACGGTGGACGTGGTGGAAACCAGCGAAAGCTGGGCCGACACGGCCGCCGAAATCGCTATCAATCTGGAGGCTCCCATTCACTTAGCGCTGCTGTTGATTGGCTACTGGCACGCGCGGCGGGCGGCCGCCCCGGTTATCATCAACGTGTCGTCGGGCCTGGGTTTTGTGCCGCTGGCGCGGGTGCCCGTGTATAGCGCCACCAAGGCGGCGCTGCATTCCTTCACGCAGTCACTGCGCCAGCAACTAGCCGGCTCTCCGGCCCAGGTTATCGAGATTATTCCGCCGGCCGTGCACACCGAATTGGGCGGCACCGACCATTCGCACGGCGTGCCCCTGGCCGAATACGCCGATGATGTAATGTGGCAGCTAGCGGCGGGCCACCTGGAAATCGCCTACGGGTTCTCGGCCAAAGCTAGCCAGGCTTCCCGGCCCGAACTGGATGCGCTGTTTCAGCAGCTGAATAGCGCTCAATAA
- a CDS encoding glycosyl hydrolase, with product MVTNSAQDNNYMVNDLAAQAHQEHLPGPVRQAEQTDDHLFTFTTENGSRLLLHVLSDKILRFRYLTPESASEPDFSYAVPDPATEHTTRPAVPTFLEFKEKSDHYRLTTARLICIVWKDALRTRVLDRSGNILSDDEKGFHWHHDYETGNDIVKMSHQVPSGVCYYGLGDKPANMNLRGQRFLNWGSDTYGYTKGSDPLYKNIPFFHVLHQRIAHGIFFDNTFKAFFDFAAERADVTSFWAEGGEMNYYFIYGPTLLEVTEEYTRLTCPPPLPPLWTLGYHQCKWSYFPASNVQAIAQGLRERRIPCDAIYLDIDYMDGYRCFTWHPQHFPEPKRLVAELAADGFKTVVIIDPGIKIDPEYPVYQEGIKNDYFCRRADGPLMKGSVWPGQCNFPDYTRPEVREWWAGLFEGLVKDIGVKGVWNDMNEPAVFEKGTFPDDVRFGYDGQPGSHRKAHNIYGMQMARATNEGVKRFSYPNRPFTITRSTYAGGQRYSSGWTGDNIASWEHLWLANIQSQRLSISGFSFIGSDIGGFIDTPDGELYSRWIALGAFHPFFRTHSSGDHGDQEPWSFGEPYTSLARHFIELRYMLLPYMYTTFWQYSTHGTPMLRPLPFLDQDDPQTYLRMAEFALGDNLLVCPITQAGVDGRWMYLPRGDWYYYWTDEFKSGGAETWASADLTRIPLFVRAGAVVPMQPVLQYVGEKPVEQLTLHVYYKNGSAESVLYDDGGEGYGYQQGHQTTRRFTVAGAAAGLILTQHVEGDYQPAYTTYRVVLHGLRTPPTTAVVDAETLTLGVYPATETTVAAPAVVVGVGFGELRIELEAPVAEEPA from the coding sequence ATGGTTACCAATTCTGCTCAGGATAACAACTACATGGTCAACGACCTGGCGGCCCAGGCCCACCAGGAACACCTGCCCGGCCCCGTGCGGCAGGCCGAGCAAACCGACGACCATCTCTTCACCTTTACCACCGAAAACGGCTCGCGCCTGCTGCTGCACGTGCTTTCGGACAAGATTCTGCGCTTTCGCTATCTTACGCCCGAAAGCGCTAGTGAGCCCGATTTTAGCTACGCCGTGCCCGACCCGGCCACCGAGCACACCACGCGCCCGGCGGTGCCTACCTTCCTGGAATTCAAGGAGAAGAGCGACCACTACCGCCTCACCACGGCTCGCCTCATCTGCATTGTGTGGAAGGATGCGCTGCGCACCCGCGTGCTCGACCGCTCGGGCAACATCCTGAGCGACGACGAAAAAGGCTTTCACTGGCACCACGACTACGAAACCGGCAACGACATCGTGAAGATGAGCCACCAGGTGCCCAGCGGCGTGTGCTACTACGGCCTCGGCGACAAGCCCGCCAACATGAACCTGCGCGGCCAGCGCTTCCTGAACTGGGGCTCCGACACTTACGGCTACACCAAGGGCTCGGACCCGCTGTATAAGAACATTCCGTTCTTTCACGTGCTGCACCAGCGCATCGCGCATGGCATTTTCTTCGATAATACGTTCAAGGCGTTTTTCGATTTTGCGGCCGAGCGGGCCGACGTCACCAGCTTCTGGGCCGAGGGCGGCGAGATGAATTATTATTTTATCTACGGCCCTACCCTGCTCGAAGTCACCGAAGAATATACCCGCCTCACCTGCCCGCCGCCCCTACCCCCCCTCTGGACGCTGGGCTACCACCAGTGCAAGTGGAGCTACTTCCCGGCGAGCAACGTGCAGGCCATTGCCCAGGGCCTGCGTGAGCGCCGCATTCCGTGCGATGCGATATACCTCGACATCGACTACATGGACGGCTACCGCTGCTTTACCTGGCACCCGCAGCACTTCCCCGAGCCCAAGCGCCTGGTGGCCGAGCTGGCCGCCGACGGCTTCAAAACGGTGGTCATTATCGACCCCGGCATCAAGATTGACCCCGAGTACCCGGTGTACCAGGAGGGTATCAAGAACGACTACTTCTGCCGCCGCGCCGATGGCCCGCTTATGAAGGGCTCGGTGTGGCCCGGCCAGTGCAATTTCCCCGACTACACCCGCCCCGAGGTGCGCGAGTGGTGGGCCGGCCTGTTTGAGGGCCTGGTAAAGGACATTGGCGTGAAGGGCGTGTGGAACGACATGAATGAGCCCGCCGTGTTTGAGAAAGGCACCTTCCCCGACGACGTGCGTTTTGGCTACGACGGCCAGCCCGGCTCGCACCGCAAGGCGCACAATATCTATGGCATGCAGATGGCCCGCGCTACCAACGAGGGCGTCAAGCGCTTCAGCTACCCCAACCGGCCGTTTACCATCACGCGCAGCACCTACGCGGGCGGCCAGCGCTATTCGTCGGGCTGGACCGGCGACAACATCGCCAGCTGGGAGCACCTGTGGCTGGCCAATATCCAGAGCCAGCGCCTGAGCATCAGCGGTTTCAGCTTTATTGGCTCCGACATCGGCGGCTTCATCGACACGCCCGACGGCGAGCTGTATTCGCGCTGGATTGCGCTCGGGGCCTTCCACCCGTTTTTTCGCACCCACAGCAGCGGCGACCACGGCGACCAGGAGCCCTGGAGCTTCGGCGAACCCTACACCAGCTTGGCGCGGCACTTCATCGAACTGCGCTACATGCTGCTGCCCTACATGTACACCACGTTCTGGCAGTATAGCACCCACGGCACGCCCATGCTGCGCCCGCTGCCCTTCCTTGACCAGGACGACCCGCAGACCTACCTGCGCATGGCCGAGTTTGCGCTTGGCGACAACCTGCTGGTGTGCCCCATCACGCAGGCCGGCGTGGATGGCCGCTGGATGTACCTGCCCCGCGGCGACTGGTACTACTACTGGACCGACGAATTTAAGTCGGGCGGGGCCGAAACCTGGGCCTCGGCCGACCTCACCCGCATCCCGCTCTTCGTGCGGGCTGGTGCGGTGGTGCCCATGCAGCCGGTGCTGCAATACGTGGGTGAAAAGCCCGTGGAGCAGCTCACCCTGCACGTATACTACAAAAACGGCAGCGCCGAAAGCGTGCTCTACGACGACGGCGGCGAGGGCTACGGCTACCAGCAAGGTCACCAAACTACCCGGCGCTTCACGGTGGCGGGCGCGGCGGCCGGGCTCATCCTCACCCAGCACGTCGAGGGCGACTACCAGCCCGCCTACACCACCTACCGCGTGGTGTTGCACGGCCTGCGTACTCCCCCCACCACGGCCGTAGTCGATGCGGAGACGCTAACGCTCGGTGTATACCCCGCCACCGAAACCACCGTGGCCGCGCCGGCCGTGGTAGTAGGGGTAGGGTTTGGGGAGTTGAGGATTGAGCTGGAAGCGCCGGTAGCGGAGGAGCCGGCGTAG
- a CDS encoding cation transporter, translating into MPDQPESKTAIIAALAANLGIAVIKFVAAWFTGSSAMLSEGIHSLVDTANEWLLLLGLRASRRPASVRRPFGYGRELYFWAFMVAVFIFTIGGGLSLYEGYEHLRHPAPLGSPTWNYVVLAAAFCLDGSSFLVARRAFNAQRGQQPFWAAFRASKDPSIFVVLFEDASDLLGLLIAFLGVFLSHWLNMPVLDGVASLLIGVLLLVVAVLLLRETKSLLLGEPAEDALLRHVTDLACAEKMIVRTAPPLSSYLSPHEILVVLPVEFVPDLPAAQLTEVVAQLCDAIKAAYPDVQHVFIQPAALGGAA; encoded by the coding sequence GTGCCCGACCAACCCGAATCCAAAACCGCCATTATCGCCGCGCTGGCGGCCAACCTGGGCATTGCCGTTATCAAGTTTGTGGCGGCGTGGTTCACGGGCTCGTCGGCGATGCTCTCGGAGGGCATTCACTCGCTCGTGGACACGGCCAACGAGTGGCTGCTGCTGCTGGGGCTGCGCGCCAGCCGGCGGCCGGCCAGCGTGCGGCGGCCGTTTGGCTACGGGCGCGAGCTGTATTTCTGGGCCTTCATGGTGGCGGTGTTCATCTTCACCATCGGCGGCGGGCTATCGCTCTACGAGGGCTACGAGCACCTGCGCCACCCCGCGCCGCTGGGCAGCCCCACCTGGAACTACGTGGTGCTGGCCGCGGCCTTTTGCCTGGATGGCAGCTCGTTTCTGGTGGCGCGGCGCGCCTTCAACGCGCAGCGGGGCCAGCAGCCGTTCTGGGCCGCTTTCCGTGCCAGCAAGGACCCGTCGATTTTCGTCGTGCTCTTCGAGGATGCGTCCGACCTGCTAGGCCTGCTCATCGCCTTTTTGGGCGTTTTCCTGAGTCATTGGCTGAATATGCCCGTGCTGGATGGGGTAGCGTCGCTGCTCATTGGGGTGCTGCTGCTGGTAGTGGCCGTGCTGCTGCTGCGCGAAACCAAGAGCCTGCTGCTGGGCGAGCCCGCCGAAGATGCCCTGCTCCGGCACGTGACGGACCTGGCCTGCGCCGAAAAAATGATTGTGCGCACCGCGCCGCCGCTCTCGTCCTACCTCAGCCCGCACGAGATACTGGTGGTGCTGCCCGTCGAGTTCGTGCCCGACCTGCCCGCCGCCCAGCTCACTGAAGTAGTGGCGCAGCTCTGCGACGCCATCAAGGCCGCCTACCCCGACGTGCAGCACGTGTTTATTCAGCCCGCGGCACTGGGCGGGGCCGCATAG
- a CDS encoding isocitrate dehydrogenase (Converts isocitrate to alpha ketoglutarate) produces MTKINVANPVVELDGDEMTRIIWKFIKDKLILPYLELDIKYYDLGIEHRDETNDQVTIDSANAIKQYGVGIKCATITPDEERVKEFGLKQMWKSPNGTIRNILDGTVFREPIVMRNVPRLVPNWTAPICIGRHAFGDQYRATDFLTKGKGKLTITFQPEDGGETQSFEVFNFKSDGVALAMYNTDESIRGFAHACFNQALMKGWPLYLSTKNTILKKYDGRFKDIFQEIYEQDYTEKFKAAGITYEHRLIDDMVASALKWHGNFVWACKNYDGDVQSDTVAQGFGSLGLMTSVLVTPDGGTMEAEAAHGTVTRHYRDHQNGKPTSTNPIASIFAWTRGLEFRGILDKNQELIDFCKALEAVCIETVESGKMTKDLAVCIHGNKVQHGRDYLYTEEFLEALDENLKKKLSK; encoded by the coding sequence ATGACCAAAATCAACGTAGCGAACCCCGTAGTAGAGCTCGACGGCGACGAGATGACGCGCATCATCTGGAAATTTATCAAAGACAAGCTCATTCTGCCTTATCTGGAACTCGACATCAAGTACTATGACCTGGGTATCGAGCACCGCGACGAAACCAACGACCAGGTAACCATCGACTCGGCCAACGCCATCAAGCAATACGGCGTGGGCATCAAGTGCGCCACCATCACCCCCGACGAGGAGCGCGTGAAGGAGTTCGGTCTCAAGCAGATGTGGAAGTCGCCCAACGGCACCATCCGCAATATTCTGGATGGCACCGTGTTCCGCGAGCCGATTGTGATGCGCAACGTGCCGCGCCTGGTGCCCAACTGGACGGCCCCGATTTGTATTGGCCGCCACGCCTTCGGCGACCAGTACCGCGCCACCGACTTCCTGACCAAGGGCAAGGGTAAGCTCACCATCACTTTCCAGCCCGAAGACGGCGGCGAAACCCAGTCGTTTGAGGTATTCAACTTCAAAAGTGACGGCGTGGCGCTGGCCATGTACAACACCGACGAGTCGATTCGCGGCTTCGCGCACGCCTGCTTCAACCAGGCCCTGATGAAAGGCTGGCCGCTGTACCTGAGCACTAAGAACACGATTCTCAAGAAGTACGATGGCCGCTTCAAGGATATTTTCCAGGAGATTTACGAGCAGGACTACACGGAGAAATTCAAGGCCGCTGGCATCACCTACGAGCACCGCCTCATCGACGACATGGTGGCCTCGGCCCTGAAGTGGCACGGCAACTTCGTGTGGGCCTGCAAAAACTACGACGGCGACGTGCAGAGCGACACCGTGGCCCAGGGCTTCGGCTCGCTCGGCCTGATGACCTCCGTGCTGGTGACGCCCGACGGCGGCACGATGGAGGCCGAAGCCGCCCACGGCACCGTGACGCGCCACTACCGCGACCACCAGAACGGCAAGCCCACTAGCACCAACCCCATCGCCAGCATCTTCGCCTGGACGCGCGGCCTCGAATTTCGGGGCATTCTGGATAAGAACCAGGAACTCATCGACTTCTGCAAAGCCCTCGAAGCCGTGTGCATCGAAACCGTGGAAAGCGGCAAAATGACCAAGGACCTCGCCGTGTGCATTCACGGCAACAAGGTGCAGCACGGCCGCGACTACCTCTATACGGAGGAATTTTTGGAGGCGCTGGATGAGAATTTGAAGAAAAAGCTGAGTAAGTAA
- a CDS encoding invertase gives MIFAYIRVSTDKQTNENQRFELNRFAAQRQIDAWTEETISALKKLEHRKLSGLLAQMRRGDVLLVTELSRVGRNLMQIMSILNQCMERDIQVFTTKEGYELGNNINAKILAFAFGLSAEIERNLISQRTKEALARKKAEGVILGRPKGSKSKRKKLTGKDEEIQRLLDKKISVSGIGRLLGVHRLTVAAHIENHLAAPAAKAVG, from the coding sequence ATGATTTTCGCCTACATCCGAGTAAGTACCGACAAGCAGACCAACGAAAACCAACGTTTCGAGCTAAATCGCTTCGCCGCACAGCGCCAGATTGATGCCTGGACCGAGGAAACCATCAGCGCCCTTAAGAAGCTGGAACACCGCAAGCTAAGCGGCCTGCTGGCCCAGATGCGACGCGGCGACGTGCTGCTGGTTACCGAGCTCTCCCGCGTGGGCCGCAACCTGATGCAGATAATGAGCATCCTCAACCAGTGCATGGAGCGCGACATCCAGGTGTTCACTACCAAGGAAGGCTACGAGTTGGGCAACAACATCAATGCTAAAATCCTGGCCTTCGCCTTCGGCCTCTCCGCCGAGATTGAGCGCAACCTCATTTCGCAACGCACCAAAGAAGCCCTGGCCCGCAAAAAAGCCGAGGGTGTAATCCTTGGCCGCCCCAAAGGCAGCAAGTCGAAGCGCAAGAAGCTCACCGGCAAGGACGAGGAAATTCAGCGGCTGCTGGATAAGAAAATTTCCGTCAGCGGCATCGGCCGGCTGCTGGGAGTGCATCGGCTCACGGTGGCAGCGCACATCGAAAATCATCTGGCCGCACCTGCTGCCAAAGCAGTTGGCTAA
- a CDS encoding fumarate reductase, producing the protein MNLTLRVWRQPNRQTEGRIVDYKVNDISPDMSFLEMLDVLNEDLLHKGQDPVAFDHDCREGICGSCDLFINGRSHGPEKGTTTCQLHMRKFSDGDTITVEPWRANAFPVNKDLSVDRSAFDRIIQAGGYVSVNTGGTPDGNEIPIPKEISDRAFEAATCIGCGACVAACKNASAMLFVSAKVSQLALLPQGQVERETRVENMVAQMDIEGFGACTNIGSCAAECPVGISLENIAILNREFLTAKAASNNLA; encoded by the coding sequence ATGAACCTGACGCTGCGCGTGTGGCGGCAGCCCAACCGCCAGACCGAGGGCCGGATTGTGGACTACAAGGTGAACGACATATCGCCCGATATGTCGTTTCTGGAAATGCTCGACGTGCTCAACGAGGACCTGTTGCACAAAGGCCAGGACCCGGTGGCCTTCGACCACGACTGCCGCGAGGGCATTTGCGGCTCGTGCGACCTGTTCATCAATGGCCGCTCGCATGGCCCTGAGAAGGGCACGACCACCTGCCAGCTGCACATGCGCAAGTTCTCGGATGGCGACACCATCACCGTCGAGCCCTGGCGCGCCAACGCGTTCCCGGTAAACAAAGACCTGAGCGTGGACCGCTCGGCCTTCGACCGCATCATTCAAGCCGGTGGCTACGTGAGCGTGAACACCGGCGGCACGCCCGACGGCAACGAGATTCCGATTCCGAAAGAGATTTCGGACCGTGCTTTCGAAGCCGCTACCTGCATCGGCTGCGGCGCGTGCGTGGCAGCTTGCAAAAATGCGTCGGCCATGCTATTCGTATCGGCCAAGGTGTCGCAGCTTGCGCTGCTGCCCCAGGGCCAGGTGGAGCGCGAAACCCGCGTCGAAAATATGGTGGCCCAGATGGACATTGAAGGCTTCGGCGCCTGCACCAACATCGGCTCGTGCGCGGCCGAGTGCCCGGTAGGCATCTCGCTCGAAAATATCGCTATCTTGAATCGCGAGTTCCTGACAGCCAAGGCTGCCTCGAATAACTTAGCGTAG
- the sdhA gene encoding succinate dehydrogenase (part of four member succinate dehydrogenase enzyme complex that forms a trimeric complex (trimer of tetramers); SdhA/B are the catalytic subcomplex and can exhibit succinate dehydrogenase activity in the absence of SdhC/D which are the membrane components and form cytochrome b556; SdhC binds ubiquinone; oxidizes succinate to fumarate while reducing ubiquinone to ubiquinol), producing MVLNSKAPEGPLAEKWDKHKFNVKLVNPANKRKYDVIVVGTGLAGAAAAASLAELGYNVKAFTYHDSPRRAHSIAAQGGINAAKNYQNDGDSVFRLFYDTIKGGDYRAREANVYRLAQVSVSIIDQCVAQGVPFAREYGGLLANRSFGGAQVSRTFYARGQTGQQLLLGAYSALSRQIAYGKVKMYTRSELLDVVVVDGQARGIVTRNLITGEVQTHAGHAVVLATGGYGNVYYLSTNAMYCNASAAWRAHKKGAYFANPCFTQIHPTCIPVSGDYQSKLTLMSESLRNDGRVWVPKTKELAERVRNNEIKPQDVQEDDRDYFLERKYPAFGNLVPRDVASRNAKQMCDEGKGVGSTGLAVYLDFADVIKRTSAEAVSQKYGNLFEMYEKITDENPYERPMRIYPAVHYTMGGLWVDYNLQTTIPGLYAAGECNFSDHGANRLGASALMQGLADGYFVIPATIGDQLAATPPKPVTTDHPAFAEAKAGVQARVEQLLSIKGNRTPDEFHKKLGHLMWEYCGMARNAEGLRYAKAEIAKLRKEFWQDVKVVGSGEEMNQALEKAGRVADFLELGELMVDDALDRNESCGGHFREEYATEEGEALRRDDEYAYVAAWEYVGDNQPERLNKEELVFENVKLTQRSYK from the coding sequence ATGGTTTTGAATTCCAAAGCGCCCGAAGGCCCCCTGGCCGAGAAATGGGACAAGCATAAGTTCAACGTCAAGCTCGTTAACCCCGCCAACAAGCGCAAGTACGACGTGATTGTAGTGGGCACCGGCCTGGCCGGTGCAGCCGCTGCCGCCTCGCTGGCCGAGCTGGGCTACAACGTGAAAGCGTTTACCTACCACGACTCGCCGCGCCGGGCGCACTCCATCGCGGCGCAGGGCGGCATCAACGCCGCCAAGAACTACCAGAACGACGGCGACTCGGTGTTCCGCCTGTTCTACGACACTATTAAAGGCGGCGATTACCGTGCCCGCGAGGCCAACGTGTACCGCTTGGCCCAGGTGTCGGTCAGTATTATTGACCAGTGCGTGGCCCAGGGCGTGCCCTTCGCCCGCGAATACGGCGGGTTGCTGGCTAACCGCTCCTTCGGGGGGGCGCAGGTGAGCCGCACGTTCTACGCCCGCGGCCAGACCGGGCAGCAGCTCTTGCTGGGTGCCTATTCGGCCCTGAGCCGGCAGATTGCCTACGGCAAGGTGAAAATGTACACCCGCTCGGAGCTGCTCGATGTGGTGGTAGTAGACGGCCAGGCGCGCGGCATCGTGACCCGCAACCTCATCACGGGCGAGGTGCAAACTCACGCCGGCCACGCCGTGGTGCTGGCCACCGGCGGCTATGGCAACGTGTACTACCTGAGTACCAATGCTATGTATTGCAACGCCTCGGCGGCGTGGCGGGCCCACAAGAAGGGCGCGTATTTCGCCAACCCTTGCTTTACCCAAATTCACCCCACCTGCATCCCAGTATCGGGCGACTACCAGTCGAAGCTGACGCTGATGTCGGAGTCGCTGCGCAACGACGGCCGCGTGTGGGTGCCCAAGACCAAGGAGCTGGCCGAGCGCGTGCGCAACAATGAAATCAAGCCGCAGGACGTCCAGGAAGATGACCGCGACTACTTCCTGGAGCGCAAGTATCCGGCTTTCGGTAACCTAGTGCCGCGCGACGTAGCCTCGCGCAACGCCAAGCAGATGTGCGACGAAGGAAAGGGGGTAGGCTCGACGGGCCTGGCCGTGTACCTCGACTTTGCCGACGTTATCAAGCGCACCAGCGCCGAGGCAGTGAGTCAGAAGTACGGCAACCTCTTCGAGATGTACGAGAAGATTACCGACGAAAACCCTTACGAGCGGCCGATGCGCATTTACCCAGCTGTGCACTACACGATGGGCGGCCTGTGGGTAGATTACAATCTGCAAACCACCATTCCCGGCCTCTACGCCGCGGGCGAGTGCAACTTCTCGGACCACGGTGCCAACCGCCTCGGCGCTTCGGCCCTGATGCAGGGCCTGGCCGATGGCTACTTCGTGATTCCGGCTACCATTGGTGACCAGTTGGCGGCTACCCCCCCCAAGCCGGTTACTACTGACCACCCGGCTTTCGCCGAGGCCAAGGCCGGCGTGCAGGCCCGCGTGGAGCAATTGCTTAGCATCAAGGGCAACCGCACGCCTGACGAGTTCCACAAAAAGCTCGGCCACCTTATGTGGGAGTATTGCGGTATGGCTCGTAACGCCGAAGGCCTGCGCTACGCCAAAGCCGAAATCGCTAAGCTGCGCAAAGAGTTCTGGCAGGATGTAAAAGTGGTAGGCTCGGGCGAGGAAATGAACCAGGCGCTGGAAAAAGCCGGCCGCGTAGCCGACTTCCTGGAGCTCGGCGAGCTGATGGTAGATGACGCCCTGGACCGCAACGAAAGCTGCGGCGGCCACTTCCGCGAGGAATATGCCACGGAGGAAGGCGAGGCCCTGCGCCGCGACGACGAGTACGCCTACGTGGCGGCCTGGGAGTACGTAGGCGACAATCAGCCCGAGCGTCTTAATAAGGAAGAGCTGGTGTTCGAAAATGTGAAGCTTACGCAACGCAGCTACAAATAA